Genomic DNA from Equus caballus isolate H_3958 breed thoroughbred chromosome 10, TB-T2T, whole genome shotgun sequence:
tttaaatttccaACCATTTGCTGAttatatataaaagtaaattaatttttatattgatcatATATCCTGCAACCTTCCTAAATTCCCTCATTAGCTCTAATAGTGGTTTTATagattcttttagattttctacataaacaatcatGTCACCTATGaatgagttttacttcttcctttctgaaatgcatgcttttatttttctctttattgcacTTTATTGCAGTAAACCATTGAAcaaaagtggtgagaatggagatCCTCCAGTGTCTTCagatagtaattttaaaaatgtttagactTATATTTTACATAGATGTTATATACATCTATAACCTGCAGACACAGGAGGGAAGCTGGCATCAGCTACGGCTCAGCACCACGTGGCTAAAGTTATGTGATATCAGAAAACGAATATGGAAGACCTCATAGATGTTCAACATTtactaaaagttaaaattattgttttaaaatgatgacATAGAATGTTCAAACTGAAAGAGTGTTTAAGAGCATCTCATTCAACTCCtacttcattttgcagatgaggtaCTTGAGGCCCAAAGATTAGGTGTGCTCTGACCAAGGCCACAGAGTCAGAAGATGGTAGAGGAGAATCTGTACAAAGAATCCTTGAATCACCAGTCTGCCCTTTACCTTCACTGTTGGGCTTAGAACCAGTTAGATGAcggactttttttctttaatgtagtGGTCCTGGCTTCATTCCAATGAGTCTCTAATAAGAACTGCAGTTATCAAATACATGTTACAGCATCAGGACCCATTTTTCAAAGAAACGTTACACAGGAAACAGCAGGGCTGGTCTCCAGCATTGGGGTCTGGAGTCCTACCCATGCAGGTCCTCCTTGTACCCAGTGAATAAGTTTAGTGTTAATTTAAGGTTTTCTCTATTGGCCACtactctttatttcatttctaaattgCCTGTGTGGCTGATCAATAATTAGTTTATTCATAAACTTTAAGTACTTTCTCTAACTATCTTCCTCAGTGTGTTTAGTTCCCACGAATTCTGAATCAGTCCTGTAGCAAGCAGCTACAGCCCCCAGACAGCGCCCAGACGGCTCTGAGTAGGATCTGGTAGCAATAAAGACAAGGGCCAAGGAAACATTCTTAGTAAGACTTATGGAAACTTAGATGAGAATTACACTAAACCCTCAAAATGTGTAAGCAATTGACATGGGCTTCCTACTTGGCTATGCAATAATCTAGCCTCATTCTCCCACACAacccttttttcctccttaataaACTGGGTTTTCCAATTAAAGATCTTACATATTAACTTTACAAGCTGCTACTGACAGGCTTTATGAATCTATTCCACTCTTATCCATTTACTtacttactttctttctttttctgaggaagattagccctgagctaacatctgctgccaatcctcttttttctgaggaagattgtccctgacctaacatccatgcccatcttcctctactttatatgtgggacgcctgccccagcatggtttgccaagtggtgcataggtccatacccgggatctgaaccgctgaaccctgggccacagaagtggagtgtgagaacttaaccgctacgccactgggctggccctctatCTACTTGcttacttttttttcattctcttccctCTTACCaagttctctttctcctttgagCCTTCCCTTTATATAGTAGGATTCTATCTTCTTTGGCCCAAACCCTTCTTCAGCTACCACTATTTTTCCTCAGTATGTTTCAAACTACATGCTACGTAAACCAAGCCCAGACCTATTATGTTCCTGAGCTGCAGCATGatcatattttttagttttctcctATTTCTTAGCTCCCACTTCCATCCATTGTATTAATTGGTTACCCCCAAAGGTAgggacatttttttccccagttttattgagaaataattgacatacatcactgtataactTTAAGACAGACAGCATGATGGTTTAAAGCAgggacattttttaaagttttcaaattaaaaatggatttcTGGGACGTTTATGATAGTACTTCTCAACACGGCTTTCCTGTAAGTATGCCATCTCCCCAAATGCTTCTTTAATCTTGTTTTATCTGATGAATTCACTCAGTACACATTAGTGTAGTGGCTCCAGTCTGCACATCACTGCACTAAGCGCTGGGTGGTGTAGGACAGGAGAAGGGCATTATTTAACACCCTTTCCATATATTTTCATGTGAAGTTCTTTCTAAGGTAAATAACGACTTTACAGGCTCAGTAGTAAACAGTTTAAATGAGGATTAaatctcattaatcctcacaaaaatattacagtattatcaccattttactgTCTCATAAAAGTAACTAATTTGCCAAAGGCCACAAAGTGAGTTGGAATTTGAACTCAGCTCAGCTGGGCACCCCCAGATTTTATACTCCAGGGTATAAAATCTTTAATGCGCCCTGGCCCAGCTTCTCTTCCCAGCTCTAGTCTTCCAAGTAAGTTTTTTTGCAGTTCAATTCAATGATCTTTCTATCATTTAATCTCTTACctgcatctcctcctccttctctgacatctgtaatgggttgaattgtgttcccccaaaatacatatgttgaagtcctacccCCCCAGCACCTCATAAtgagaccttatttggaaatagagttgttctagatgtaattagttaagatgaggtcatgctggagtaGGGTGGCCCCTAACCCAATATCACTGGTATCgttataaaattggaaaaatttgcacacagagacagacaggcacATAGGGAGCAAGTCATGTGAGGATTGGAGTTCTgctaccacaagccaaggaacaccaagatTGCTGGTGAACCTCCAGAAGCCAGGCATGGGACAGATTCTCCCCCACAGCCTTGGGAGGAACCAACCCTGCAGtggccttgatttcagacttcctgcttcagaactgtgagaccacagctttctgtcatttaagccacacAGTGCGTGACagatactttgttacagcagccccaggaaactaacacaacaTCTATTATTAGATGATTCGGAAACCCAAATTTCTactgctctctctttttctgcccAACACTGCAATATTCCCTTTCTCTATGTATGTAACTTTTTAGCACAATGAAGTAGAACTAGTCATATTCTTGCCACACGTGAGAGGTAAAGAGTTATCCTTGAATTCTCAGTGCTCTCCTCCCACATCCGGGCAATCATCTGAATGGCTGAAGGGTTAGAAGCATGAGCTTTGAAGTCCACTGGGCTCAAATACCAGCTTCCACATTTActatctgtgtgatcttgggcaactcCCTAAGCTTTGGTTTCCCTACCTGTTAAAAGGGGCTAATACCATCACCACTACATAGGGTCGCAAAGACAATCAAGGGAGAAGATATATGAGAATAATTTACCACATTAACTGGCATATAGAAAGTGTTAAACAAAATTACctattactatcattattgtTTCTAAAACGAActttagaatttcttcatttttcatgtGTTTCAGATGCACATTTGTGTACCTTATGTGTTGTAATCTTTTGGTATAAGAGTGACTGTAGCCATTAGCCTCTATTTAATATTGTCTTCCACCTTTCGCGATATCTAACATTGAGAGGAGGTAACCTCAAACAAGACAACTAGGAGAATCTATATTAAAGAATCCTTGAATCACCAGCGGGCCCTTTAACTTCGTTCCTGGGATTAGAACCAGTTATAtaactaagactttaaaaaaatgtagctcCAGTTCTAAGAAGGGAGGTTTGCCACTGACAGAACAGGCATTTATTAAGATGAAATATTAAGGCATAGGCCCATGATACTTGAGTCTACAGACTAGATTACAAGATGCTTAGAAGACAGAAACCGAGTCAGAGTGGGTTGGTAGTACACTGGGGACAACAGCACAAGCTATAATGTACGTAGTCATTTTCCTCTATACAAATATGCTGTTTGGCAATGATTATGTTCCCCATTTATGTTTCCCAAGTCTTTACCAAATGCCAAATTCCCTGTCTCCTCCCTAAGACTTTCGGAGAGCAGGTGTTAGAAATCTAATATGGTTAGCGCATTCATTTTATTAACTTTAGGTAAGAAATTGGCTGAAACACTAtttgccacattttctttcaaaaatccCAATGTGTTAAGGTAACTTCCAAAAGAGACAAGGAGGCATTTTTtgcctcctccttcttccctccactTCCAAtagcctctcctctcctcccatcctccGTTTGGAATCCTTTCTGGTTTTTTGAGCTGGTTTCAAATGCTGCCACCGGCCTAAAGTCCTTCTCTCACCTTTCCTGACCATCCCCACTCATGAACCCCCAGCCACTGTCCCTCCCCTGTAGCCTTTAGGTATTCTGATCTTTGCCTCAAATCCTAATCCCACCACTAGCACACGAGTGGCTAGAATAAATCTTTTTATAAACtctttggcttaaaaaaaaagttgattaaaTGAACAACTAATTAAGTGAACAACTTTTTAGGATGAGATCTGGATGGAAAGAAGCAGGTTCaaaactattaaaatgaaaatttggaagcATTTGAAAAGCTAAAAATGAACTCTATCAGTTTAACATTCCAGTCCATCTCCATTCTGGTTAACTCTCCCTCACACTCTTTATCAGGTTAcccatttctgtttccttcaaaGCATCTGGCAACATCTCTGTTCCCTGGATGCACACTGCTTGCTGCCCCCTATCAAACGTTTCATTAATACTTGCTCACTGGCTCGGCGACTTGTCAGGAGAGGAAGTTACAACGGAAGGAAAAAGACTACGTACTGATCATACTCGGCTGTGTTTCATGCATTTGCTTTGGAAATGGGGCTGGGGAATGGCCAATCTGCAGAATTCAAAACGTTGATTCCTGGGAAAATCAGTTTTAGGGTTTTCGGATTGCACTCCCGACTCCACGAGTGCTGGAGGGCGGAATAATGCCGCATTCCTCGAAACTGCCTTTTCATCTCCTGTTCCCAGAGCCCATCCCTGGGGCCGGTACACTGCAGGTGTGTTAAATGCACCTGTCAATCCCGAGGAGAGCGGGATTGCGAACCCAGGGGACAGCCCAgcgtgaaaaaagaaaaaacaaaacccttcaTTTAGAACCAGCCACGTGGCTGAGGTTCCACTTTACTAACACTACGCAGGAAAGCGGAGTTTGCGATGCGCTTACAAGTCATGACCACGTGTTGGCTTCcgtttcatacacacacacacacacacagatgaggaTCACCCACAGAATGGCACATTCACGGCCACAGGGAGTGACTGAGAAGCGAGACAGCGTGCAGCGAGTAGGGCCCAGCTAGAGGTGTCGGCAAGAATTACAATACGGCGCGGAAAGGGTTAAAACCCGGGTTCTGAGAAAGCCAGGGTTCCAGGGAGCCGGCAGGACCACGCGGATGAGGCGTTTGGCCCTTCTTGCGCTCCGTAGAAGGAGCACTCGGGGCCTACGCAGGCCCCGTCCCCGGCGGGGAGCTCCGATGCGAGGCTGCCCGTGTCGGTGCCTGTTGCGAGTGCCAAAGACGGGCGGGAGCGGCGTCCGAAGACTCGCAGGACCCTCGTCTCAGGACCGCCTCCATCCGGAAACAGACGTGTTCGGGGCCCGGCACCGCCAGAGACACCTCTTTCATGGCCGGGAGTGCACATGCGCCTAGGGGTCCTGGGACGCCCTTAAATACGGTTCTGCTGGCGCATCCGGCCTCTTTTCCTGCCACCGCCGAGTCGCGCGGAGGCGGGCGCACGCGGTGAGTTGAGCCGGGCGAGCGGGTGGTTCTGGTGCGTGGCTCGGCGCCTTTGGCTGTGGCTGGCCATGAGTGTCTGGGCCTAAACGGAGTGTTTTTGCCTTGCTTTTTTGCGTTTCAGTGCATTCAAGATTCGGGTCCACCCGTAACCCACCGCCATGGCCGAGGAAGGGTGAGCCTGGGGCCGGGGTCGTGGTGCGGGTGAGGCGCGGGCTCTGAGGCTGCTTGGCGCCCTACGCGCCCCTGATGGGGTCCCCGGTGGTTGCCGAGTTCCGGGCGGCAGGTGGGGTGCGGGAGCTCACGGAAGCTCTGCCTTGTTGGTTACAGCATCGCTGCTGGAGGTGTAATGGACGTTAATACCGCCTTACAAGAGGTGCTGAAGACCGCCCTCATCCACGATGGCTTGGCACGTGGGATCCGCGAAGCTGCCAAGGCCCTAGACAAGTACGTGTCTCGGTCTCAATACTGTGGGTTGTTGGAACCGGAACAAAACTGCAGCCGAGGGAAGAAAGCGTGACGTTCATGGTGTTAGGACACGAGTTCTGAATGGCATCGGTTCTACAGGAAACCTAGGAAAAGGTATCAGGACTCAGATCTGTGTAGCCCGCTTAGAGTTGGTGGGTTTCTGTTTGGAGTGGGATGAGCACTTGATTCTCAACCAAGTAAAACTACAGTGTTTGGATGATGACTTAAATTGTCGGATACCCCTTCACTCCCTTTATGAGTGAAACTTAATAGTCTGACAAACCTGTAGGTTCTGGGGCTCATTTCATGGTATCTGGAAAACAGATGGGGACCCTCGTTAGTAGTTTGCAAACCTGAACCGTTAAGTTAATGGGATTTCAAGTTAACGTTTGTTGCACAAGTATCTGTAATTTCATATGGTTTAGTAAGTATAGTAGCTGTAGAAACGAACGTAAATGGAACATTTGTGAATATGTTTGGTTGAGTTTCTGACTGGTGACGTTGGCAAAACTGCATGCTTTAACTATGTGAGCTGAATTTAAATGTACTTTAAGGACTAATGAGCCAGATAAATTTAAGTCAGTTAAATTCACTGGGGTGTGGACTGGCCAGTTGCATCCAGTGGAAACAGCACCCCTGGCTGGAAGTGCTTCACCGTCGGTGCCTGAGCAGTGCTGCACGATGTAGGTACAGTGTCTGGGCCTGTGGCAGGTAACTAATCGAGTAGCTCGTGCTTCACGTTAACAGCAGTCCTTGGATGTGTAAGACTGGCTTGCAAGAAAGCATGTTTTTGTTTAGGCCAAAAATTGCTAAACTAGTTCCCCCTTATCAATTTGGTATTTTTAGGGGTTGTAGAAGACAGAGCGTTTCTGTAGGAGAGTTAAGTGAACGCATGCTCTGTAACAGCCTCGTCAGGCTGAAGCAGTGTTCTCTTCCAGTGGGTGTGCTCATGCTGTTTGGTCAGAGTAGCCCAGGCGAGGGTAACTGCCCTGTAAGGTGCAGGAATAGTGGCTGTAGACTCGAGTCTCAGCTCCTGCTGTTGGATTTTGCGTTTCAGGCGCCAAGCCCATCTTTGTGTGCTCGCATCCAATTGCGATGAGCCTATGTACGTGAAGTTGGTGGAGGCCCTCTGTGCCGAGCACCAGATCAACCTGATTAAGGTAAGTTACTGCCCGATCTGATGTATCTGAACTGTTAATGGACGCATTAGCTTAATGCTAGTTGGGCCACTTAGGATCGAAAGTCAGGATTAACACATCCATGGTGATGTCATACCAGAGCAAATTCTGGAAAGTGTTGAGCTCACCACTCTTCGGGTGTGAAACATCACATAAGCTTGAAGTTGTTGGGTGTGCTAAAGCTAGTTACAGAAGCATTTTATTCCTGCAGAATTTAGTGCTAGTTTTGGTGTTGGTATGGGGTAAATCAAGTTAGAGTGTGTGTAGGTCGTCTTGGTGCTGTGCATGATGACAACTGGCTCCCTCTACTGAATTGCCTTGAGGAAACTGCCATGTCACCCTATCTGACTACAGCTACCTTTTGGGTTTAATTTATTGTCAGTAGCATTAATGTGTGCTAATATGGTGAATTTTTTGTATTGTTATTCCCCAATAGGTTGACGACAACAAGAAGCTGGGGGAATGGGTAGGCCTGTGTAAAATCGACAGGGAGGGAAAGCCCCGCAAGGTGGTTGGCTGCAGTTGTGTGGTGGTGAAGGTGAGTCAGATGAGGGAGCTTGGCTCCGGGATGCAGGGTGTGCTGGGGAAGCATGCGGAACCTCCTGCTGAACCCAAGTTGTTAATGAGAACCTCTTAAAGGGGAGAATGAGTGATTCTCAACAGACTTAAAACTGTTCTTCCtgtgagaaagggaaaataagcCATAGTTAAGCCAGCCAATGAATCTGCTTACCTGAATGTGTTTTGGCAGAAATTTAGAGCAAGCTGGCAATAGTAAAGCCATGTTACGAGCCTTAACGACGTTGAAGTCGTTAAGGTCCCTGAAAGTGGCCACAAGAAGTTGTAATGACGGGAGGCATTCTCATAAGACATGAgccaatttttttaaagctctttataATTAGTGCTAAGAACTTAGTGGAATTtctaaatattagtaaaaagtcacttttttttttttttaggactaCGGCAAAGAGTCTCAGGCCAAGGATGTCATCGAGGAGTACTTTAAATgcaagaaatgaacaaataaaaaacttGACTTTTGCTcatctctgattttttatttacgCAGTAAGATAAGGTGAGGGACAAAAGATAATCATTGCAGAATAACTGGAAGCATGCTGTCTGTCCCCTTCTGGTCCCAACCAGTAAGTAACTTCAGAGTGGAAAATTAAAACAGTGGCCTAAGCAAAGATAGGCTTAGGATAGTGTATTggtgacagcccagggttttgtggtTGTGAGCATATATCAGAACTAT
This window encodes:
- the RPS12 gene encoding small ribosomal subunit protein eS12, which translates into the protein MAEEGIAAGGVMDVNTALQEVLKTALIHDGLARGIREAAKALDKRQAHLCVLASNCDEPMYVKLVEALCAEHQINLIKVDDNKKLGEWVGLCKIDREGKPRKVVGCSCVVVKDYGKESQAKDVIEEYFKCKK